The Halobellus sp. MBLA0158 genome includes the window CATACGGAACGCGTTGAAGATGCCGAAATTTCTCCCGCGTTCATCCGTATCCGAGAGCTCGTTGACCAGCGCGACGGCTACCGGAATCGTAAACGCTGCTCCGATACCCTGTAATGCCCGCATTAGGACGATAGCAACATAATCGGTGAAGAAAATATAGCCCGCACTACCGACAGCGACGAGCGCGAGGCCGACGAGCAGAAAGATCCGGCGCCGACCCGTGCGGTCCGAGAGCGCGCCGGTGAACGGCTGCCCGAAACTGTTGAGAAACCCGAATAGTGAGAGGACGATCCCGATCAGTAATTCGGTCGTCAGGGTGAACCCGACGGGGCCGATCTGGAATGCAGTCCCAACAAATGAGGGGAGTGCGACCACCTGACTTCCGATATATAGCGGAAGGACGACCACGAGAAAGGAATTAGCAATACCATCAACCATCCGGGCAGACCCTAAAGCCAGAATTCGGGGGTCGAAATCGAAATCCATCGATTACCCTCGGTTTTTGTGGAGCGGTGACGGTTGAACCGTTGCGCGGACCTCCGTGTTGACGTGTCGTTCGACACTGGGCCTTGGGGACTGTTCCTGGCCGTGAATAATGGTGACTTCGGTCCCTGGCTCGGCAAGTTCTACATCGATAACGCCGACACCGATCATCGCCCGCTCAGGATAGAGGTATCCGAATTCTTTCAGTATCCCGACAGGATCGCCATCTTTCTCTATTTGATCATAATGAGCTACCGGTCCTGCGACAGTCGGGTTCGGTAACTCCAAATACTTATGTGACTCACCGGGTTCAAATAGTGAGGCGTAGATGTCGATTACATCCTCGTCGTTCCAGATGAATGAGACGCGTGTCCGATCGGGGTTCTCGACTTTGTCCCGCAGTGCGTCCTTACCGATGAAGTCGTGATCGAAGTCGATGATATGCTCGTAGCCGAGTGCCACCGGATCGAGATAATACTCGCTGATGTCATTGGCATCGAAACTTCCAGCGATACCGTAGTTTGCCTCGAGGCTCTCGACGGTCAACCAATCGCGATACGCTTCGAGTTCATCGCGCTCGTAAATCGCGGGATGGTATCCCGCTATCCATCCGATTTCGAGATCGGATGTCAGATAGCTTTTCGAGCCGAGTTGCCGGACCCCATACTCCTCCCCGGCGGTGAGAATCGAACGCCTCGACAACGGCGCTGCGACCAAGCGGATCGTCTACCTTGCCGACCAGCTCGGCATCGACCTCCCCGCCCGCGAGGAACTCGTCGCGTCGTTCACGAGTGGGTATTCCTCACTGGACCCGACGCGACCCGACACCGGGTCGACCGACAGTACGTATCGCCTCCGAGTCAACGTCGAGCCAGCCATACTGGAGCCCACGGAGTCCTGACCTAGGTACGACGTCGGCGTACCTTCTCTGCAGCGTCGAGAACGGTGCTGTTCGACGACGAACTATCGGGGTGTACCACCATCGACGGCGTCGAGATCGGGCTCGTCGAACTCGAGTGCGTTCGCGACAGCGTCGGGAAGCTCCGGACGGGGTGCCGATTCGTGGCGCTCGATTTTCTCGGTCTTGCGCGTGTTTTCGTAGAGGGCACGTGCGACCGGAAGCCCACGGAGATACTTGTAGTCGTGGAGGACCTCGACCCCCCGCTCTGTGAATCCGTAGAACTGGGCGGGGAGATCACGTTTCCCCTCGCTTGGATCGTACGTGTAGCGTGCGAGGAGCCCGGCGTCGATCAACGTCTCCAACTGGTCTTTGATGGCCGCCTGGCTCTTCCCGGTCATATACTCGAGTTCGGCGAGCGACATTAGATGGGCGGGATGGCCCAGCAGCTCCTGGATGATGAGATGGCGCGTATCCTGGGACAGCAGCTTGAACAGCCGCTGCTGTTCCGCGAACGGCCCTGCATCGGCCGCACCAGTGTCGGTTTCGCTCATACGTGCTGGTACGAGGGAGGGCGCTATAACAGTTAGGGTTATCCAAGTTGGTGAATATAGAAAAAGCCAAAGTGGTTCAGAAGGGATAAGATGGTATGGTTTGAATCGGCAGCTAATGACCGACCCAAGCCCGCCGCCGGACGCTGGAGAAATTATGACCGTTGTTCACGAGGCCGTCGGGGGCATCGAACTTGAGCCTGCAGAGAAACGGGAAATCTGGCGGTTCACCCAGCGTGAATTGCCGTATCTCTGGAGTCAGCGGACATCGTATTTCATCTTGGGGAGCTATCGCGACCCCTATATCCGCCGGCTTCGCGCCGTCCAGAACGAACTCACGAAGCAGCTCGGTGCCTATCCGATCATGGGTGACCTCCTTGAACTCCCGACTGACCGGCTCAATACGTTCGATATTATGTTTTCGTTGCTCGCGACGTACAGCGACTACATCGTCGGGGTCTTCGAGAAGGAGAGTGGTGGGGAGGCGCCTGAATTGGGCGAGATTGATGACCCACCGTATTTCGACAAATCGTACGTGTTCCCACGTGATTACGCGTGGGCGACTGACGAGAACTTTGATTCGACACAGCACGTCGTTCAGGCCGCCCTTGAGATTGCGTTCGCAGACGATTTGTCGGAGGATGACGTCCAAGCAAAAATCGAGTCGCTCGTTGATCGCGCCCAAGAAAGCGGTCTCGACATCGACGAACAAGAGGTGTGGGATGTGATCGACGACCGGACAAATGAGGACGAAGAGCCGGCAACGTACAGTTGGGTCCATCTCAACAAATTCCGTAAATTCGAACTCCACGAAC containing:
- a CDS encoding ArsR family transcriptional regulator, whose translation is MSETDTGAADAGPFAEQQRLFKLLSQDTRHLIIQELLGHPAHLMSLAELEYMTGKSQAAIKDQLETLIDAGLLARYTYDPSEGKRDLPAQFYGFTERGVEVLHDYKYLRGLPVARALYENTRKTEKIERHESAPRPELPDAVANALEFDEPDLDAVDGGTPR